The following proteins are encoded in a genomic region of Comamonas resistens:
- a CDS encoding DUF6616 family protein — protein MSHYLVELYTPNAAWRALPVENRQRFLDGIQAAMGELSSLGVEVLALGETDKRIDRASEHRFLGIWRFPDIQARNALLAGIKASGWYDYFDHVNAASDAGGFTTHLAALAAG, from the coding sequence ATGTCGCACTATCTCGTCGAACTCTATACGCCCAATGCCGCATGGCGGGCATTGCCAGTCGAAAACCGTCAGCGATTTCTGGATGGCATTCAGGCTGCAATGGGCGAACTGTCCAGCCTGGGCGTTGAAGTGTTGGCCTTGGGCGAAACGGATAAGCGTATCGACCGCGCCAGCGAACACCGTTTTTTGGGTATCTGGCGCTTCCCTGACATCCAAGCCAGAAACGCGCTGCTGGCTGGCATAAAGGCGAGCGGCTGGTACGACTATTTCGACCATGTGAATGCTGCCAGTGACGCTGGCGGCTTTACTACTCACTTGGCCGCATTGGCGGCCGGGTGA
- a CDS encoding ATP-binding protein produces MRLDRITIGSPKSSPTHQFKNLKNVSIDFDQQHWITVVIGWNGTGKSNVLEALATIFRDFIQGARKPAFAFNLEYRISSGSTALHVNIDADPDRPRDSLIIHVATDAEAKSDELFDASFEISSKTSALRGKRIPLKSFFDPKFGYLPRYVFAYYSGESDRLYQVFRPYLEDFDKKLRRGEDPGLKRLFYAMPVHSQFVLLAFLIQQSDDVRNFLAEHLGIDPDEGIESVLFVLREPPWASKEGDPRFWRAKGVVASFLDRLYNIALAPVELSRRERVSLWSDKVLQFKYLYVKDIASLRKLVGEQRPAEFFRDMESTHVSQLIDEVRIRVRLQKNDGTVTFRELSEGEQQLLTVLGLLRFTAESESLFLLDEPDTHLNPRWAVDYFNYLRTFAGQSNDDRENSHILLTTHNPLAIAELVREQVQILQLSKDAESTRIVAVHPELDPRGLGYAAIVTSDMFGIASTLDQPTHLLLERQRAYAGKEHLTPEELAALSEINSKLERLGFRFFHPDEEYSRYLRLRSAALRAKFESDDPEQLANRSIAMESEEREELGQRLIRELLAEQRDKQEPDQ; encoded by the coding sequence ATGCGCCTAGATAGGATCACCATAGGTAGCCCGAAAAGCAGCCCTACGCATCAGTTCAAAAATCTAAAAAATGTCTCAATCGACTTTGATCAGCAGCATTGGATTACGGTCGTAATTGGATGGAATGGCACGGGAAAGTCAAATGTACTTGAGGCGCTTGCTACCATCTTCCGGGACTTCATTCAAGGGGCGCGAAAACCTGCATTTGCATTCAATCTTGAATACAGGATTTCTTCTGGTTCAACTGCGTTGCACGTCAATATTGATGCTGACCCGGATCGGCCGCGTGATTCACTTATTATTCATGTCGCAACAGACGCAGAGGCTAAAAGCGATGAGTTATTCGACGCCTCTTTCGAGATAAGTTCGAAAACCTCCGCCCTACGAGGAAAAAGAATTCCGCTGAAGAGTTTCTTCGATCCTAAATTCGGGTATTTGCCGCGATATGTATTTGCCTATTATTCAGGTGAAAGTGACCGGCTCTATCAAGTATTCCGTCCATACTTGGAGGATTTTGATAAAAAATTAAGGCGGGGGGAGGATCCTGGATTAAAAAGACTGTTTTATGCCATGCCAGTACATAGCCAGTTTGTCCTGCTGGCATTCCTTATTCAGCAGTCCGATGATGTAAGGAATTTTTTGGCCGAACACTTGGGTATTGATCCAGATGAGGGGATCGAGTCGGTTTTATTTGTACTGCGAGAGCCCCCTTGGGCATCTAAAGAAGGAGACCCTCGCTTTTGGCGTGCTAAGGGAGTCGTCGCCTCTTTTCTGGACCGCCTCTACAATATTGCATTGGCCCCAGTCGAGCTCAGCCGTCGTGAGCGCGTTTCCCTTTGGAGCGACAAGGTACTTCAATTCAAATATTTATACGTTAAAGACATCGCCTCGCTCCGCAAACTGGTGGGTGAGCAGCGTCCGGCTGAATTTTTTCGTGACATGGAAAGCACCCACGTTTCCCAGCTAATTGATGAAGTACGCATTCGGGTGCGCCTCCAAAAGAATGACGGGACAGTTACCTTTCGTGAACTTAGCGAAGGCGAACAACAGCTATTGACGGTTTTAGGCCTGCTTAGATTTACAGCTGAAAGTGAAAGTCTTTTCTTGCTGGATGAGCCCGATACGCACTTAAATCCACGTTGGGCCGTCGACTATTTCAACTATCTACGAACCTTTGCTGGTCAAAGTAATGATGATCGGGAAAATAGCCATATACTGTTAACCACTCATAATCCGCTGGCAATTGCAGAGCTTGTGCGGGAGCAGGTTCAAATTCTGCAGTTATCAAAGGATGCAGAATCGACGCGCATTGTCGCCGTGCACCCGGAACTTGACCCGCGCGGCCTGGGCTACGCTGCAATTGTAACAAGCGATATGTTTGGTATCGCCTCAACGCTTGATCAGCCGACGCATTTGCTCCTAGAGCGGCAAAGGGCATACGCAGGTAAAGAGCACTTGACACCTGAAGAGCTCGCAGCCCTATCTGAAATTAACTCTAAATTGGAACGACTTGGGTTTCGATTTTTCCATCCCGATGAAGAGTATTCCCGCTACCTACGCTTGAGAAGCGCTGCACTGCGCGCTAAGTTTGAGTCGGACGATCCGGAGCAGTTAGCTAACCGGTCAATAGCAATGGAGTCCGAAGAGCGGGAGGAGTTGGGGCAGCGACTCATTCGGGAACTACTTGCCGAGCAGCGCGATAAGCAGGAGCCCGATCAGTGA
- a CDS encoding HNH endonuclease, protein MRYIDSTRLRLPDGWLERAAAAKIAVENGANPDDYARIWRELKDGLANLFNDKCWYCEVSVPRSDNAVDHFRPKGRVRDAENEHRGYRWLAFEQSNFRYACTFCNSRRKDIEGDTAGGKADRFPLLDEARRVYEPGSVTGERPILVDPCEVGDWRLLGCRKENGKPCATSDIPEQRQRADISIEIYHLHHEPTCKLRHSEAVKLLGDIEEAKALFIATQSDALQEPAFKRVAARILKSIHVDSAFSGEMRFLLSGERDMAHSWIQTLLET, encoded by the coding sequence GTGAGGTACATTGACTCGACGCGATTGCGTTTGCCTGATGGTTGGCTGGAGCGTGCGGCTGCGGCAAAAATTGCAGTCGAGAATGGTGCGAATCCAGATGATTATGCCCGGATCTGGAGAGAACTGAAAGACGGATTGGCGAATCTTTTTAATGACAAGTGTTGGTATTGCGAAGTTTCAGTTCCTCGCTCGGATAACGCCGTTGATCATTTTCGACCGAAAGGCCGCGTAAGAGACGCAGAGAATGAGCATAGAGGTTATCGCTGGCTCGCTTTTGAACAGTCGAATTTTCGGTATGCCTGCACGTTCTGCAATTCTCGCCGGAAAGATATCGAGGGTGACACTGCCGGTGGAAAGGCTGATAGGTTCCCACTGTTAGACGAGGCGCGCCGAGTTTATGAGCCAGGGTCTGTCACTGGCGAGCGACCAATTCTGGTCGATCCTTGCGAAGTCGGGGATTGGCGGCTTTTAGGATGCAGAAAAGAGAATGGGAAGCCTTGTGCCACGAGTGATATTCCCGAGCAACGCCAGCGTGCAGATATTTCGATAGAAATATACCATTTGCATCACGAGCCAACTTGCAAACTGCGGCATTCAGAAGCTGTAAAGCTTTTAGGGGATATTGAGGAGGCAAAGGCACTGTTCATTGCGACACAATCTGATGCTTTACAAGAGCCAGCGTTCAAAAGGGTGGCTGCGCGAATATTGAAATCTATTCATGTCGACAGTGCTTTCAGCGGCGAAATGCGGTTTCTGTTGAGCGGAGAGAGGGATATGGCTCACTCTTGGATCCAGACCTTGTTGGAAACTTGA
- a CDS encoding HNH endonuclease has product METASGEKLRLRADSVLVPDGHDISTEESGNRIEVAIRANDPRTIKNLLKKIAVDHPEFDFKNATTHSEQVDSYLDEPLCMNFRYGGPAAGRSMVKSCLALLSEVDHIETSNCVRALAYLLDPSLDAPSPCYFFFDADLVENRPQNHLFHCVSVVGQPQEGRILGYVELFNFARLLILIADEYSGPDFQETYAIDPVEGKMLDLAIDFSLVGRLDDLPKIASEPPKMYLEAFQHTGNLVQDLNDDRVRTLAISKAREGALKALGLAPSAEEVPPELKDEWIRLFMQNLRPYIESTIRRAAP; this is encoded by the coding sequence GTGGAAACAGCATCGGGAGAAAAGCTAAGGCTTAGGGCTGACTCTGTATTGGTACCCGATGGGCACGATATATCTACCGAAGAGTCAGGCAACAGGATAGAAGTTGCCATTCGCGCAAATGATCCAAGAACCATAAAGAACTTGCTCAAAAAGATTGCTGTCGATCACCCAGAATTCGATTTCAAGAACGCCACTACCCACTCTGAACAAGTAGACAGCTACTTGGACGAACCGCTCTGCATGAATTTCCGCTACGGTGGCCCGGCAGCGGGAAGGTCTATGGTCAAGTCGTGCCTGGCCCTCTTGTCTGAGGTTGACCATATTGAAACGAGCAACTGCGTTCGGGCACTGGCTTACCTATTAGATCCGAGCCTGGATGCCCCAAGCCCCTGTTACTTCTTCTTCGATGCTGATCTGGTTGAGAACCGACCACAGAATCACCTTTTCCACTGTGTTTCCGTGGTTGGTCAGCCACAGGAAGGACGAATCCTCGGATATGTAGAACTCTTCAATTTTGCAAGGCTCCTTATTCTTATCGCTGATGAGTACAGTGGCCCGGATTTTCAAGAGACCTATGCCATTGATCCCGTCGAGGGGAAAATGCTGGATTTAGCCATTGATTTCAGCCTTGTGGGCCGCTTGGATGACTTGCCAAAAATAGCGAGCGAGCCACCAAAGATGTACCTTGAGGCTTTTCAGCATACTGGTAATCTTGTTCAGGACCTTAACGATGATCGAGTCAGAACGCTGGCGATATCGAAGGCCAGGGAGGGTGCGTTGAAAGCACTGGGCTTGGCCCCGTCGGCGGAAGAAGTACCCCCTGAATTGAAAGACGAATGGATTCGCCTATTTATGCAGAATCTCAGGCCATACATCGAATCAACAATTAGAAGGGCAGCGCCATAA
- a CDS encoding restriction endonuclease subunit S gives MSKLPQGWVSVNIADVAEVNPRKSVDLSPDEFVTFVPMAAVSEITGTIATPMGRPLRQVNKGFTQFAENDVIFAKITPSMENGKAAVAANLTNGIGFGSTEFHVFRSKGAVLPKFLWYFIRQQSFRDNARKVMSGAVGQQRVPADYLRSHPLLLPPLQEQERIVAKIDNLISRSARARSELKKIPSLLAAYKSAVLELAFSGKLTADLRGSNSDTTSGLPEGWTIQRLGDISEIQSGIQVGKRRSGQEELVEVSYLRVANVQRGWLNLDEIKTIFVTPEEKARLLLAQGDVLMNEGGDRDKLGRGWVWNGEVDECIHQNHVFRIRMKPATLPPEFVSHFSNERGQQYFFDEGTQTTNLASISKRKVAALPLPVPPFEEAVEIVRRIERTFMWLDRVAASHGGASQLLEKLDTALLSKAFEGQLIPQNAGDEPASALLERVKAEFVAQPRKIQSRKQIYQGQTREKLMAIERTLEQVLTEAKNWLPAQDVFQRCGIGDGASTEEIERLYSELRDLDLAGKLETEAVNDDQGRKIYDRIRLKAV, from the coding sequence ATGAGTAAGCTTCCTCAGGGATGGGTGAGCGTTAATATTGCAGATGTGGCGGAAGTTAACCCACGCAAATCAGTCGATCTTTCGCCAGATGAGTTCGTAACATTTGTTCCTATGGCGGCTGTTAGCGAAATAACTGGGACGATCGCCACTCCGATGGGGCGCCCCCTTAGACAAGTTAATAAGGGGTTCACTCAGTTTGCCGAAAATGATGTGATCTTCGCGAAGATTACGCCTTCCATGGAGAATGGAAAGGCTGCCGTTGCTGCCAATCTTACTAATGGGATAGGTTTCGGCTCTACGGAATTTCACGTCTTTCGAAGCAAAGGGGCGGTTCTTCCGAAATTTCTTTGGTATTTCATCCGCCAACAGAGCTTTCGGGATAACGCGCGAAAAGTAATGTCTGGCGCAGTTGGTCAGCAAAGAGTTCCGGCAGATTATTTAAGGAGCCACCCCTTATTGCTGCCCCCTCTCCAAGAACAAGAGCGTATCGTCGCCAAGATAGATAATTTGATTTCCCGTAGTGCGCGTGCTCGTAGCGAATTAAAGAAGATTCCTTCTCTACTAGCGGCATATAAGTCCGCAGTGCTTGAATTAGCTTTCTCGGGAAAATTGACAGCCGATCTTCGCGGCAGTAATTCTGATACTACTTCTGGTCTTCCCGAAGGGTGGACGATACAAAGATTGGGCGATATCAGTGAAATTCAAAGCGGAATCCAAGTTGGGAAACGTAGAAGCGGACAGGAAGAACTAGTTGAGGTGTCGTATCTTCGTGTGGCCAATGTTCAAAGGGGATGGTTGAATCTTGACGAGATCAAGACGATTTTCGTCACCCCGGAAGAGAAAGCCCGTCTTTTATTAGCACAGGGTGACGTGCTCATGAACGAAGGGGGCGATCGTGATAAGTTGGGGCGGGGGTGGGTCTGGAATGGTGAAGTTGACGAATGTATTCACCAAAATCACGTTTTCCGTATCCGTATGAAACCGGCGACCTTGCCGCCAGAATTTGTCTCTCATTTTTCTAACGAGCGTGGTCAACAATATTTTTTTGATGAAGGTACTCAGACGACAAATTTAGCTTCGATCAGTAAAAGAAAGGTAGCGGCTCTGCCACTGCCGGTTCCTCCTTTTGAGGAAGCGGTAGAGATTGTTCGTCGGATAGAACGCACTTTTATGTGGTTAGATCGGGTCGCTGCCAGTCACGGTGGTGCTTCTCAGTTGCTGGAAAAGCTCGACACTGCACTCCTCTCCAAAGCTTTTGAAGGACAACTGATTCCTCAAAACGCAGGTGACGAACCAGCGTCGGCTTTGCTAGAGCGTGTCAAAGCAGAATTTGTGGCACAACCCAGAAAAATTCAAAGTCGAAAGCAGATCTACCAGGGGCAGACACGGGAGAAACTCATGGCGATAGAAAGAACACTTGAGCAGGTTTTAACAGAGGCGAAGAATTGGCTTCCTGCGCAAGACGTATTTCAGCGCTGTGGAATCGGCGACGGAGCGTCTACCGAAGAGATTGAGCGATTGTATTCGGAATTGCGAGATTTGGATTTGGCCGGAAAGCTGGAGACGGAGGCCGTCAATGACGATCAGGGACGTAAAATTTACGACCGCATCCGTTTGAAGGCGGTGTAA
- a CDS encoding helix-turn-helix domain-containing protein: MQKRTVQRGRPAGSTTFDAELAQAFGAAVRALRTERGIAQETLANLAGVERSHMGKVERGEHQPTLSLIIKIAGALECSSAVLMRRTEELLGVVKS, translated from the coding sequence ATGCAGAAGCGAACCGTCCAGCGCGGCCGACCGGCCGGCTCCACCACCTTCGACGCCGAGCTGGCCCAGGCCTTCGGCGCGGCGGTGCGTGCGCTGCGCACGGAACGCGGCATCGCCCAGGAAACGCTGGCCAACCTGGCCGGCGTCGAGCGTTCCCATATGGGCAAAGTCGAACGCGGCGAGCACCAACCTACGCTGTCGCTCATCATCAAGATCGCTGGCGCGCTTGAATGCAGCTCGGCCGTGCTGATGAGGAGGACAGAAGAGTTACTGGGAGTAGTCAAGTCGTAG
- a CDS encoding ParB/RepB/Spo0J family partition protein — protein MNAINHTEAQAIHAAASAAPAVLLEAADPSKNLILVPLSRLVSRPTGRNVRKTPRMSISELAASIQRVGLLQNLIVTATADGERYEVVAGGRRLAALKLLAKKHRISKEWEVPCLLVADGTARTASLTENVQREAMHPADQFEAFAALVAEGRPIEDIAADFSVTPLVVQRRLKLANVSPRLLADYRADAVSLDQLMALAITDDHTAQEAAFYNAPTWQRSPHNLRDRLTEREIDAHRHPLVRFVGLNAYEAAGGGTRRDLFAEADSGVYLTDATLLERLAQDKLASLAAEVKAEGWAWVDATPGATHADLQAFQRAPRQRRSPNKREAQRIEKLQTKMQALAEAVDAALDAEDEEKADALQEEGERLGEQLQALEDGLLDYAANVKAAAGAIVTIDRDGQAVIHRGLLREAEAKALRTLERLRQGFASEGEADNDDEGEDDDPPKTAAMSDRLAQRLSAHRTAALQIEVARHPQVALAALVHGMVQTVLQESYYGHDLPLGVSLKQQDRLESLAPDVSESPAAVALRTLQEVAGEALPEDSAELFAALLAKSQDELVRLLAVCVASTVDVVTPRATPHQPGAELAQAVGLDMAAWWQPTADGYFQRVPKAAILEAVGAFAPSHVTRLAKLKKGDIASEAERLADGTGWMPAIFRAEGPQQDAAAVEAEQPEEVPAVADEQPQAEALAA, from the coding sequence ATGAACGCTATCAACCACACCGAAGCCCAAGCCATCCACGCCGCAGCCAGCGCCGCGCCTGCCGTGCTGCTGGAAGCCGCCGACCCGAGCAAGAATCTGATTCTGGTGCCGCTGTCGCGGCTGGTGTCGCGCCCCACGGGCCGCAACGTGCGCAAGACCCCGCGCATGTCGATTTCTGAACTCGCCGCCAGCATCCAGCGTGTCGGCCTGTTGCAAAACCTGATCGTGACCGCGACCGCTGACGGTGAGCGTTACGAAGTCGTGGCCGGAGGCCGTCGCCTTGCCGCCCTCAAGTTGCTGGCGAAGAAGCACCGCATCAGCAAGGAATGGGAGGTGCCTTGCCTGTTGGTGGCCGATGGCACTGCCCGCACCGCCAGCCTGACCGAGAACGTGCAGCGTGAAGCCATGCACCCCGCCGACCAGTTCGAGGCATTTGCCGCGCTGGTGGCCGAAGGCCGCCCCATCGAGGACATTGCCGCCGATTTCAGCGTCACGCCGCTGGTGGTGCAGCGTCGCCTGAAACTCGCCAACGTGTCGCCGCGCCTGCTGGCCGACTATCGAGCCGACGCCGTGAGCCTTGACCAGTTGATGGCACTTGCCATCACCGACGACCACACCGCACAGGAAGCCGCGTTCTACAATGCGCCGACATGGCAGCGCAGCCCGCACAACCTGCGCGACCGCCTGACGGAGCGCGAGATTGATGCCCACCGGCATCCGCTGGTGCGCTTCGTTGGGCTGAATGCTTACGAGGCCGCAGGCGGTGGCACCCGCCGCGATCTGTTCGCGGAAGCCGATAGTGGCGTGTATCTGACCGATGCCACGTTGCTGGAACGGCTGGCGCAGGACAAGCTGGCCAGCCTTGCCGCCGAGGTGAAGGCCGAAGGCTGGGCATGGGTGGATGCCACCCCCGGCGCGACCCATGCCGACCTGCAAGCCTTCCAGCGCGCCCCGAGGCAGCGCCGCAGCCCGAACAAGCGCGAAGCCCAACGCATCGAGAAGCTGCAAACCAAGATGCAGGCGCTGGCCGAGGCCGTGGATGCCGCCCTGGACGCCGAGGACGAAGAAAAGGCCGACGCCTTGCAGGAGGAAGGCGAACGCCTGGGCGAGCAGTTGCAGGCGCTGGAAGATGGTTTGCTGGACTATGCGGCCAACGTGAAGGCCGCAGCCGGTGCCATCGTCACCATCGACCGCGACGGGCAGGCCGTGATTCATCGCGGGCTGCTGCGCGAAGCGGAAGCCAAGGCGCTGCGCACGCTGGAACGGCTGCGGCAGGGTTTCGCCAGCGAAGGCGAAGCCGACAACGACGACGAAGGCGAGGACGACGACCCGCCCAAGACCGCCGCCATGTCTGACCGTCTGGCGCAGCGGTTGAGTGCTCACCGTACCGCCGCGCTGCAAATCGAAGTCGCCCGGCATCCGCAGGTGGCGTTGGCCGCACTGGTGCATGGCATGGTGCAGACCGTCTTGCAGGAAAGCTACTACGGCCATGATCTGCCGCTGGGTGTGAGCCTGAAACAGCAAGACCGGCTCGAAAGCCTTGCCCCGGACGTGTCGGAATCGCCTGCCGCCGTGGCGCTGCGCACCTTGCAGGAAGTCGCGGGCGAAGCCTTGCCGGAGGACAGCGCCGAACTGTTCGCCGCGCTGCTGGCGAAATCGCAGGATGAACTGGTGCGGCTGCTGGCCGTGTGCGTGGCTTCCACGGTGGACGTGGTGACACCCCGCGCCACGCCGCACCAGCCGGGCGCGGAACTGGCGCAGGCCGTGGGGCTGGACATGGCGGCATGGTGGCAGCCGACCGCAGACGGCTATTTCCAGCGTGTGCCGAAGGCCGCGATTCTGGAAGCCGTCGGCGCGTTCGCACCCTCGCACGTCACCCGGCTGGCGAAGTTGAAGAAAGGCGACATCGCCAGCGAAGCCGAACGGCTGGCCGATGGCACCGGATGGATGCCCGCCATCTTCCGCGCCGAAGGCCCGCAGCAGGACGCGGCGGCGGTGGAAGCCGAACAGCCGGAGGAAGTCCCCGCCGTGGCGGATGAACAGCCGCAGGCCGAGGCACTGGCCGCGTGA
- a CDS encoding DUF736 domain-containing protein: protein MANIGTFTAEKDGFTGTLRTLTLNVKVKLVANAKGENESAPDFRLQAAGHDIGAAWKKTSEAGRPYLSVSLDDPSFPATVYARLIENEDGTHDLIWSRSKPKAA from the coding sequence ATGGCAAACATCGGCACCTTCACCGCAGAGAAAGACGGCTTCACCGGCACGCTTCGCACCCTGACCCTCAACGTCAAGGTCAAGCTGGTTGCCAACGCCAAGGGCGAGAACGAAAGCGCCCCCGACTTCCGCCTTCAGGCGGCCGGCCACGACATCGGCGCGGCGTGGAAGAAGACCAGCGAAGCCGGACGGCCCTACTTGTCCGTATCCCTGGACGATCCTTCGTTCCCGGCGACGGTCTATGCCCGCCTGATCGAGAACGAGGACGGCACGCACGACCTGATCTGGTCGCGCAGCAAGCCCAAGGCGGCCTGA
- a CDS encoding MarR family winged helix-turn-helix transcriptional regulator, whose amino-acid sequence MVLEQKYQALLQEAQRRQLPDVAGIRLCFQTLSLASKIDRDCAALLAPHGLSEGRFVLLFLLDAASEGLAPNALAEQAGVTRATVTGLLDGLEREALIERRADASDRRALRIRLTRKGKQVARKVFDQHGRWIAGLFGNLSASEREQLAGLLDKVAGNVGTSCKRTRQ is encoded by the coding sequence ATGGTTTTGGAACAGAAGTACCAGGCACTGCTACAGGAAGCGCAGCGGCGGCAACTCCCCGACGTGGCAGGCATCCGCCTGTGTTTCCAAACCCTGTCTCTAGCATCAAAGATCGACCGCGATTGCGCGGCGCTGCTGGCCCCACATGGTCTCTCCGAAGGCCGCTTCGTACTGCTCTTTCTACTCGATGCGGCCAGCGAAGGGCTGGCCCCCAATGCGTTGGCCGAACAGGCAGGCGTCACCCGCGCTACCGTGACGGGCCTGCTCGATGGCCTGGAGCGCGAAGCCCTGATCGAGCGCCGCGCCGACGCCAGCGACCGCCGCGCCCTGCGCATCCGGCTAACCCGCAAAGGTAAACAGGTCGCCAGGAAGGTCTTCGACCAGCATGGTCGTTGGATCGCTGGCTTGTTCGGCAATCTGTCCGCCTCTGAGCGCGAGCAACTGGCCGGTCTGCTTGACAAGGTAGCGGGCAACGTCGGTACGTCCTGCAAGCGGACACGCCAATGA
- a CDS encoding HEAT repeat domain-containing protein, whose amino-acid sequence MNAATQRKGATRAADIPADVLHALSHGELQSATLAEGLALDQARLLRTVFPQLSRHTVQRTDAACQFGILKRMAGIGAALLEELGNDGITQCQGHASDTVRGWACFMIGSQAGLSLPRRLAAIRPLADDAHFGVREWAWMAIRPHLAEDLDDAIAHLTKWTTEPSERLRRFASEALRPRGVWCAHIAAFKQQPERALPVLSPLRADLSVYVQDSVANWLNDAGKDRPDWVRELCAQWLQGHPTAATHRICQRALRNLK is encoded by the coding sequence ATGAACGCGGCGACTCAACGCAAAGGTGCCACCCGCGCCGCCGACATCCCTGCAGACGTGCTGCATGCCCTGTCGCACGGCGAATTGCAAAGCGCCACATTGGCCGAAGGACTGGCGCTCGATCAGGCTCGGCTTCTGCGCACGGTGTTCCCGCAACTGTCCCGTCACACCGTGCAGCGCACGGATGCCGCCTGCCAGTTTGGCATTCTCAAACGCATGGCCGGCATCGGGGCCGCACTGCTGGAAGAATTGGGCAACGATGGCATCACGCAATGCCAAGGCCATGCCTCGGACACCGTGCGCGGCTGGGCCTGCTTCATGATTGGCTCCCAAGCCGGGCTATCGCTGCCGCGCCGGCTGGCCGCCATTCGCCCCTTGGCCGATGACGCACATTTCGGCGTGCGCGAATGGGCCTGGATGGCCATTCGCCCTCATTTGGCTGAGGATCTGGACGATGCCATCGCGCATTTGACGAAGTGGACAACCGAACCCTCCGAACGTTTGCGCCGCTTCGCCAGCGAAGCCTTGCGGCCGCGCGGCGTGTGGTGTGCCCACATTGCGGCGTTCAAACAGCAACCGGAACGGGCGCTGCCGGTTCTCTCGCCGTTGCGCGCCGACCTATCCGTCTATGTGCAGGATTCGGTGGCCAACTGGCTCAATGACGCTGGCAAGGATCGCCCCGATTGGGTGCGCGAGCTATGCGCGCAATGGCTGCAAGGCCATCCCACCGCCGCCACCCATCGCATCTGCCAGCGCGCCCTGCGCAACCTGAAATGA
- a CDS encoding DUF932 domain-containing protein encodes MLASRFASRSPVLRSDSPLSDDQIHRVAPSIFADAPHESRSQRYAYIPTATVLTELRKEGFQPFMVTQTRTRHEDRRDYTKHMIRLRHASQINARSEANEIILLNSHDGTSSYQMLAGMFRFVCSNGLVCGDTVADVRVPHKGDVAGQVIEGAYQVLHGFDRALESRESMQAITLDEGEAEVFARAALSLKYDDPDKPAPITESQILMPRRFDDRRPDLWMTFNRVQENLTKGGLSGRSANGRRQQTRPVQGIDSDVRLNRALWLLADGLRQLKA; translated from the coding sequence ATGCTTGCATCCCGTTTCGCTTCCCGTTCCCCGGTACTGCGCAGCGATTCCCCGCTGTCCGATGACCAGATTCACCGTGTAGCGCCATCCATCTTTGCGGACGCACCCCACGAAAGCCGTTCCCAGCGTTACGCCTATATCCCCACCGCCACGGTGCTGACCGAACTGCGCAAGGAAGGGTTTCAGCCCTTCATGGTGACGCAGACCCGCACCCGCCACGAAGACCGGCGCGACTACACCAAGCACATGATCCGGCTGCGCCATGCCAGCCAGATCAACGCCCGAAGCGAAGCCAACGAAATCATCCTGCTGAACTCGCACGATGGCACCAGCAGCTACCAGATGCTGGCCGGAATGTTCCGTTTCGTGTGCAGCAATGGGCTGGTGTGCGGCGATACCGTGGCCGATGTGCGCGTGCCGCATAAGGGCGACGTGGCCGGACAAGTGATCGAAGGTGCCTATCAGGTGCTGCACGGTTTTGACCGTGCGCTGGAATCCCGTGAATCCATGCAGGCCATCACGCTGGACGAAGGCGAGGCCGAGGTGTTCGCCCGCGCCGCGCTGTCGCTCAAGTACGACGACCCGGACAAGCCCGCACCCATCACCGAATCGCAAATCCTGATGCCGCGCCGGTTCGACGACCGCCGCCCGGACTTGTGGATGACCTTCAACCGCGTACAGGAAAACCTGACCAAAGGTGGTTTGTCTGGACGCAGCGCCAACGGACGCCGCCAGCAGACCCGCCCGGTGCAGGGCATTGATTCCGATGTGCGCCTGAATCGCGCCCTGTGGCTGTTGGCTGATGGCCTGCGCCAGTTGAAAGCCTGA
- a CDS encoding DUF2958 domain-containing protein has product MTTLITTDERMCLLANGHARAAGQDTDPMPVVRLFTPDAHATWLLASLDPADDDTAHGLIDLGIGMPALGTVKLSDLASIVGPRQQPVMRDRYFQPVRRLSEYLRLAEDNGSITD; this is encoded by the coding sequence ATGACCACGCTCATCACCACCGACGAGCGCATGTGCCTGCTGGCCAACGGCCACGCCCGCGCCGCCGGGCAGGACACCGATCCGATGCCTGTGGTGCGCCTGTTTACGCCAGATGCGCATGCCACTTGGCTGTTGGCTTCGCTCGACCCAGCCGATGACGATACTGCCCACGGCCTGATCGACTTGGGGATTGGCATGCCTGCACTGGGAACGGTGAAGCTGTCCGACCTGGCATCCATCGTCGGGCCGCGCCAACAGCCCGTGATGCGGGATCGCTACTTTCAGCCGGTGCGGCGGCTGTCGGAATACCTGCGCCTGGCCGAAGACAACGGCTCGATCACCGATTGA